From one Stieleria sp. JC731 genomic stretch:
- a CDS encoding cbb3-type cytochrome c oxidase N-terminal domain-containing protein — translation MSDTPKTDHAYDGIEEYDNPLPGWWKWLFIASIVFSPFYWVFYHSGTKGRSLEDAYNVALAENTRLQFEEIGELKLDGPTIAKFMAKDSWVKVGESVFRANCVSCHGRDGEGKVGPNLTDDMYKNVAQIGDIGSVIANGAGNGAMPKWSNRLHINEIVLVSAYVAKLRGTNVEGRPAEGRQIPPWPAPEADEESGEDQAEEADADQPA, via the coding sequence GTGAGTGACACACCGAAAACTGACCACGCCTATGATGGTATCGAAGAGTATGACAACCCTCTTCCCGGTTGGTGGAAGTGGTTGTTTATCGCCTCGATCGTCTTCAGCCCTTTCTACTGGGTGTTTTATCACAGCGGAACGAAAGGCCGTTCACTCGAAGACGCTTACAACGTTGCGTTGGCTGAAAACACCCGCTTGCAATTTGAAGAGATTGGCGAGCTAAAGCTTGATGGTCCGACGATCGCCAAGTTTATGGCCAAAGATAGTTGGGTGAAGGTTGGCGAGTCTGTCTTCCGTGCGAACTGTGTCTCTTGCCACGGACGCGACGGCGAAGGCAAAGTCGGCCCAAACCTGACCGACGACATGTACAAGAATGTTGCTCAGATCGGTGACATCGGCAGCGTGATTGCCAATGGCGCCGGCAACGGTGCGATGCCCAAATGGTCCAACCGTTTGCACATCAATGAAATCGTTCTGGTTTCCGCCTACGTTGCCAAACTGCGGGGTACCAACGTCGAAGGACGACCTGCCGAAGGACGCCAGATCCCACCATGGCCGGCTCCCGAAGCGGATGAAGAAAGCGGCGAAGACCAAGCAGAAGAGGCAGATGCGGATCAGCCAGCGTAG
- the ccoG gene encoding cytochrome c oxidase accessory protein CcoG: MTTQPAEKNDALLEAPEHVLSTLERDGSRRWLRPKLATGYWWQKRRVVAYLLMVIFVAIPHLKVNGKPLILLDIAARQFTILGRTFLPTDTLLLALLMLTVFVSIVLMTAVAGRVWCGWACPQTVYMEFLFRPIDRLFEGTKGKGGKPRRGLSGVLHVARFAVYFVLCAFLAHTFLAYFVGVERLSEWVRRSPIEHPIPFFVMVFTVGLMLFDFMFFREQLCLIACPYGRFQSVMLDEQSMVVAYDHVRGEPRKKGKHREDEKVGDCVDCNQCVVVCPTGIDIRKGLQMECINCTQCIDACDSVMEKVGSPTGLIRYSSQDSIAGKVRRMFRARTIIYPLILLGLLTGLVFAISSKSGFDSRIIRQGGAPFTLLQSLDVSNQFRLRLVNRTDETQSYSLSAAPELGLGFEVMDPDKMTLEAGESQLVPINITFKSSLTRGAGRKEVTVTVKDTSDNLRDLEFFLLGPK; the protein is encoded by the coding sequence ATGACCACCCAGCCTGCCGAAAAAAACGACGCCTTACTTGAGGCCCCTGAGCACGTTCTCAGTACGCTGGAACGTGACGGAAGTCGTCGTTGGCTGCGTCCAAAATTGGCAACCGGATACTGGTGGCAAAAACGCCGTGTGGTCGCCTATCTGTTGATGGTGATTTTTGTCGCCATCCCACACCTCAAAGTGAACGGCAAGCCGCTGATCCTGCTGGACATCGCGGCGCGTCAATTCACGATTCTTGGGCGAACCTTTCTGCCCACCGACACGCTGCTGTTAGCCCTGCTGATGCTAACCGTCTTTGTCAGCATTGTCCTGATGACGGCGGTTGCCGGACGAGTCTGGTGCGGATGGGCGTGCCCACAAACCGTTTATATGGAATTCCTCTTCCGTCCGATCGATCGGCTGTTCGAGGGAACCAAGGGTAAAGGCGGAAAGCCGCGTCGGGGTTTAAGCGGCGTGCTGCATGTTGCTCGCTTTGCAGTTTACTTTGTGTTGTGCGCGTTCTTGGCCCACACGTTTCTGGCTTACTTCGTTGGTGTCGAACGCTTGTCCGAATGGGTTCGCCGCTCACCGATCGAACACCCCATTCCGTTTTTTGTGATGGTGTTCACGGTCGGCCTAATGCTGTTTGACTTCATGTTCTTCCGCGAACAACTCTGTTTGATCGCGTGTCCCTATGGCCGCTTTCAATCGGTCATGCTGGACGAACAGTCGATGGTCGTTGCTTATGATCACGTCCGTGGCGAGCCACGCAAAAAAGGCAAACACCGTGAAGACGAAAAGGTCGGCGACTGCGTCGATTGCAATCAATGTGTTGTCGTTTGCCCCACCGGAATCGACATTCGCAAAGGGCTTCAAATGGAGTGCATCAACTGCACCCAATGTATTGACGCCTGTGATTCGGTCATGGAAAAGGTTGGCTCACCGACCGGACTGATCCGCTACAGCTCACAAGATTCGATCGCCGGCAAAGTCCGCCGTATGTTTCGTGCGCGAACAATCATTTACCCACTGATCTTGCTGGGACTTTTAACAGGACTGGTCTTTGCAATCTCGTCCAAGTCTGGTTTTGATTCACGCATCATCCGCCAAGGCGGTGCACCGTTCACATTGCTGCAAAGCTTGGACGTCTCCAATCAATTTCGCCTGCGGTTGGTCAACCGGACCGATGAAACACAAAGCTATTCGCTGTCGGCAGCTCCCGAGCTTGGGCTGGGCTTCGAAGTCATGGACCCTGACAAGATGACTTTGGAAGCTGGCGAATCACAATTGGTACCGATCAACATCACGTTTAAAAGTTCGCTGACACGCGGTGCAGGCCGCAAAGAAGTCACCGTGACGGTCAAAGACACCAGCGACAACCTGCGAGATCTCGAATTCTTTCTTTTGGGACCGAAGTAA
- a CDS encoding FixH family protein, with protein sequence MDRTEGSNNKPTDIPPAVAEKRAKRFWISLVVFLFIIQSVIMGSVIHLAIGDPAFAVVPNYHSAALNWDETRKAELASERLGWEVSLNASDVADQRGMRALEVTVDDTKSQHPIDDLAIKGKLYHHAHADQPVEIELKAVGEGRYLVLAPAGMAGLWQLELAIDGGPEPMTKSITFNVKAG encoded by the coding sequence ATGGACCGCACCGAAGGATCCAATAACAAACCGACTGACATCCCACCCGCTGTCGCCGAAAAACGGGCGAAGCGATTTTGGATTTCGTTGGTTGTGTTCCTGTTTATCATCCAAAGCGTCATCATGGGCTCGGTGATTCACTTGGCCATCGGTGATCCCGCGTTTGCGGTGGTGCCCAACTACCACAGCGCGGCACTGAACTGGGACGAAACACGCAAGGCAGAACTGGCCAGCGAAAGACTGGGCTGGGAGGTCTCGCTAAATGCTTCCGACGTGGCGGACCAACGCGGCATGCGAGCCCTCGAAGTTACCGTCGATGACACCAAGTCCCAGCATCCGATTGATGACTTGGCGATCAAAGGCAAGCTTTACCATCACGCGCACGCCGACCAGCCCGTCGAAATCGAATTGAAAGCTGTAGGCGAAGGGCGATACCTCGTCCTCGCACCCGCTGGGATGGCTGGACTTTGGCAATTGGAACTGGCGATCGATGGCGGTCCGGAACCGATGACCAAGTCGATCACTTTCAACGTCAAGGCAGGCTGA